In Syntrophorhabdaceae bacterium, the DNA window GTCGGTCTGGCTCTTGCAGCGCTTTTCATCTACGTCGGCACCTCTCTTGCCGCGCCAAAGCAGGTGACATCGGCAAAGCCGGGCAGCTGCACAGCCTGCCACGGGGAGGAGAAGGTTTTTTCGCCGTCCCATGTCAATACGAAGGACATGGCCTACAAAGACTGTCTCGGCTGCCACGAGAAGGCAGGTCCGCAAAAGCTGCAGGGGAAGCTGCCGGCCAGCCATCTCCATCAGCTCAGGGGCATAACCTGCGAAAAATGTCACGGAAAGGCAAAAAAACCTGAAGAGGTCAATGACAGACAGTGCCTGAC includes these proteins:
- a CDS encoding cytochrome c3 family protein — encoded protein: MTGKHGITGLSPGWLVVVGLALAALFIYVGTSLAAPKQVTSAKPGSCTACHGEEKVFSPSHVNTKDMAYKDCLGCHEKAGPQKLQGKLPASHLHQLRGITCEKCHGKAKKPEEVNDRQCLT